The proteins below are encoded in one region of Saccopteryx leptura isolate mSacLep1 chromosome 1, mSacLep1_pri_phased_curated, whole genome shotgun sequence:
- the LOC136394117 gene encoding E3 ubiquitin-protein ligase TRIM22-like isoform X1, giving the protein MFFMGEKDSLEGVSKESFWSQDRKKEGHMTTEFPSQENIMDEVTCPICMQLLTEPVSLNCGHNFCQGCITTNRWSVSYLGAGYCCPVCKNPYQPWNLWPNGQLASRVEEIREYSMKADQWQGGDHCEEHGESYDIFCKEDGKAICQLCVQEHQGHQMSPMEEVVKECQEKLIEGQNRLMQELLEAEELDADIREERATWKNCMQAERERILKGFEEMRGILDREEQRELQKLEEDDVLVLDNLAVARDQLAVQRRYMCELGSDLQRHMYESSLDTVQDVINDIRRSEIWTLKKPKIVSKSAKSSFRVPDLSGMLQIFKELTEVQSHWVDLKLIPLKTLSNIFISPDQRQVTVGNHCFFNNTYSCNISALDILGSRNFSSGKYYWEVDVTGKIAWILGVYSKTNKLNRTKSSGFVFKPDANYSNVYSRYRPTNGYWVIGLQNESEYSAFEDSSTSDPKVLTLWMAFPPHRVGVFLDYEAGTVSFFNITNHGSLIYKFSRCHFSQTAYPYFNPCNCSAPMTLCRPSS; this is encoded by the exons ATGTTTTTcatgggagagaaagacag CCTTGAAGGAGTGAGCAAGGAAAGCTTCTGGAGCCAGGACAGGAAGAAGGAGGGGCACATGACAACGGAATTTCCATCACAAGAGAACATAATGGATGAGGTGACCTGCCCCATCTGCATGCAGCTCCTGACAGAACCTGTGAGCCTGAACTGTGGCCACAACTTTTGCCAAGGCTGTATCACTACAAACAGATGGTCAGTGAGCTACCTAGGAGCAGGATATTGCTGTCCTGTGTGCAAGAACCCGTACCAGCCTTGGAACCTCTGGCCTAATGGGCAGCTAGCCAGCAGAGTGGAAGAAATCAGGGAATACAGCATGAAGGCAGACCAGTGGCAGGGAGGAGATCACTGTGAAGAACATGGTGAAAGTTACGATATATTCTGTAAGGAGGATGGGAAAGCCATTTGCCAGCTTTGTGTCCAGGAGCACCAAGGTCACCAAATGTCCCCCATGGAGGAGGTGGTCAAGGAATGTCAG GAGAAGCTCATAGAAGGTCAGAACAGGCTGATGCAGGAGCTGCTTGAAGCTGAGGAGTTGGACGCTGACatcagagaagagagagctacCTGGAAG AATTGTATgcaggctgagagagagaggattctGAAAGGATTTGAGGAAATGAGGGGCATCCTGGAcagagaggagcagagggagCTGCAGAAGCTGGAGGAGGATGACGTGCTTGTGCTGGACAACTTGGCAGTGGCGAGAGACCAGCTGGCGGTGCAGAGGCGGTACATGTGCGAGCTCGGCTCAGATCTCCAGCGCCATATGTATGAATCATCTCTAGACACGGTGCAG gATGTGATTAACGACATAAGACG gAGTGAGATCTGGACCTTGAAGAAGCCCAAAATTGTTTCCAAGAGTGCGAAGAGTTCATTTCGAGTTCCAGATCTGAGTGGAATGCTGCAAATATTTAAAG AGCTGACAGAAGTCCAAAGCCACTGGG TGGACTTGAAGCTGATTCCACTCAAGACCCTTTCAAATATCTTCATTTCTCCGGATCAGAGACAAGTGACAGTTGGAAACCATTGTTTCTTTAATAACACGTATTCATGTAATATTTCTGCTCTTGATATCTTGGGCTCCCGAAacttctcatctggaaaatattACTGGGAAGTTGATGTAACTGGGAAGATTGCCTGGATCTTGGGGGTATACAGTAAAACAAATAAgctaaatagaacaaagagctctGGGTTTGTTTTTAAACCAGATGCAAATTATTCAAATGTTTACTCCAGATACAGACCTACAAATGGCTACTGGGTTATAGGGTTACAGAATGAATCTGAGTACAGTGCCTTTGAGGACTCTTCCACCTCTGATCCCAAGGTCTTGACTCTTTGGATGGCGTTCCCTCCACATCGTGTTGGAGTTTTCCTAGACTATGAAGCAGGCACTGTCTCATTTTTTAATATCACAAATCATGGGTCACTCATCTACAAGTTCTCTCGTTGTCATTTTTCTCAGACTGCTTATCCTTATTTCAATCCTTGTAACTGTTCAGCTCCCATGACTCTGTGCCGACCAAGCTCCTGA
- the LOC136394133 gene encoding E3 ubiquitin-protein ligase TRIM22-like translates to MEFPSQENTMEDLNCSICLQLLTEPMSLNCGHSFCLACITTNRPSVSYLGAGCCCPVCQTPYQPWNLRPNGQLASRVKEIREYSMRANQWQGGNHCEEHGERYYIFCKEDGKAICQLCVQEHQGHQMSPMEEVVKECQEKLLKGLNRLMQELQEAEELDADIREERATWKNCMQAERERILKGFEEMRGILDREEQRELQKLEEDDVNVLDNLAVARDQLAVQRRYMRELSSVLQRHMWKSSLDTVQDVINDIRRSEIWTLKKPKIVSKKVKSSFRVPDLSGMLQEFKELTEVQSHWVDLKLDPLKTLSNIFISADHRQVTVGNYCMFNNKYSCDFSHFDILGSQKLSLGKYYWEVDVSGKTAWILGVYSRMTKPDITQSPWFFDNKDANYSNVFSRYRPTNGYWVIGLQNESEYSAFEDSSTSDPKVLTLWMTVPPHCVGVFLDYEAGTVSFFNITNHGSLIYKFSECCFSLTASPYFNPWNCSAPMTLCRPSS, encoded by the exons ATGGAATTTCCTTCACAAGAGAACACAATGGAGGACCTGAACTGCTCCATCTGCCTGCAGCTCCTGACAGAGCCTATGAGCCTGAACTGTGGCCACAGCTTTTGTCTAGCCTGCATCACTACAAACAGGCCATCAGTGAGCTATTTAGGAGCAGGATGCTGCTGTCCTGTGTGCCAGACCCCGTACCAGCCTTGGAACCTCCGGCCTAATGGGCAGCTAGCCAGCAGagtgaaagaaatcagggaaTACAGCATGAGGGCAAACCAGTGGCAGGGAGGAAATCACTGTGAAGAGCATGGTGAACGTTACTATATATTCTGTAAAGAGGATGGGAAAGCCATTTGCCAGCTTTGTGTCCAGGAGCACCAAGGTCACCAAATGTCCCCCATGGAGGAGGTGGTCAAGGAATGTCAG GAGAAGCTCCTGAAAGGTCTGAACAGGCTGATGCAGGAGCTGCAGGAAGCTGAGGAGTTGGACGCTGACatcagagaagagagagctacCTGGAAG AATTGTATgcaggctgagagagagaggattctGAAAGGGTTTGAGGAAATGAGGGGCATCCTGGAcagagaggagcagagggagCTGCAGAAGCTGGAGGAGGACGACGTGAATGTGCTGGACAACTTGGCAGTGGCGAGAGACCAGCTGGCGGTGCAGAGGCGGTACATGCGAGAGCTCAGCTCTGTTCTCCAGCGCCATATGTGGAAATCATCTCTAGACACGGTGCAG gATGTGATTAACGACATAAGACG GAGTGAGATCTGGACCTTGAAGAAGCCCAAAATTGTTTCCAAGAAAGTGAAGAGTTCATTTCGAGTTCCAGATCTGAGTGGAATGCTGCAAGAATTTAAAG AGCTGACAGAAGTCCAAAGCCACTGGG TGGACTTGAAGCTGGATCCACTCAAAAccctttcaaatattttcatttctgcaGATCACAGACAAGTGACTGTTGGGAACTATTGtatgtttaataataaatattcatgtgatttttctcattttgatatCTTGGGCTCCCAAAAGTTATCATTGGGAAAATATTACTGGGAAGTTGATGTGTCTGGGAAGACTGCCTGGATCCTGGGGGTATACAGTAGAATGACTAAGCCAGATATAACACAAAGCCCTTGGTTTTTTGATAACAAAGATGCAAATTATTCAAATGTTTTCTCCAGATACAGACCTACAAATGGCTACTGGGTTATAGGGTTACAGAATGAATCTGAGTACAGTGCCTTTGAGGACTCTTCCACCTCTGATCCCAAGGTCTTGACTCTTTGGATGACGGTTCCTCCACATTGTGTTGGAGTTTTCCTAGACTATGAAGCAGGTACTGTCTCATTTTTTAATATCACAAATCATGGGTCACTCATCTACAAGTTCTCTGAatgttgtttttctctgactgcttcTCCTTATTTCAATCCTTGGAACTGTTCAGCTCCCATGACTCTGTGCCGACCAAGCTCCTGA
- the LOC136394117 gene encoding E3 ubiquitin-protein ligase TRIM22-like isoform X2, whose amino-acid sequence MTTEFPSQENIMDEVTCPICMQLLTEPVSLNCGHNFCQGCITTNRWSVSYLGAGYCCPVCKNPYQPWNLWPNGQLASRVEEIREYSMKADQWQGGDHCEEHGESYDIFCKEDGKAICQLCVQEHQGHQMSPMEEVVKECQEKLIEGQNRLMQELLEAEELDADIREERATWKNCMQAERERILKGFEEMRGILDREEQRELQKLEEDDVLVLDNLAVARDQLAVQRRYMCELGSDLQRHMYESSLDTVQDVINDIRRSEIWTLKKPKIVSKSAKSSFRVPDLSGMLQIFKELTEVQSHWVDLKLIPLKTLSNIFISPDQRQVTVGNHCFFNNTYSCNISALDILGSRNFSSGKYYWEVDVTGKIAWILGVYSKTNKLNRTKSSGFVFKPDANYSNVYSRYRPTNGYWVIGLQNESEYSAFEDSSTSDPKVLTLWMAFPPHRVGVFLDYEAGTVSFFNITNHGSLIYKFSRCHFSQTAYPYFNPCNCSAPMTLCRPSS is encoded by the exons ATGACAACGGAATTTCCATCACAAGAGAACATAATGGATGAGGTGACCTGCCCCATCTGCATGCAGCTCCTGACAGAACCTGTGAGCCTGAACTGTGGCCACAACTTTTGCCAAGGCTGTATCACTACAAACAGATGGTCAGTGAGCTACCTAGGAGCAGGATATTGCTGTCCTGTGTGCAAGAACCCGTACCAGCCTTGGAACCTCTGGCCTAATGGGCAGCTAGCCAGCAGAGTGGAAGAAATCAGGGAATACAGCATGAAGGCAGACCAGTGGCAGGGAGGAGATCACTGTGAAGAACATGGTGAAAGTTACGATATATTCTGTAAGGAGGATGGGAAAGCCATTTGCCAGCTTTGTGTCCAGGAGCACCAAGGTCACCAAATGTCCCCCATGGAGGAGGTGGTCAAGGAATGTCAG GAGAAGCTCATAGAAGGTCAGAACAGGCTGATGCAGGAGCTGCTTGAAGCTGAGGAGTTGGACGCTGACatcagagaagagagagctacCTGGAAG AATTGTATgcaggctgagagagagaggattctGAAAGGATTTGAGGAAATGAGGGGCATCCTGGAcagagaggagcagagggagCTGCAGAAGCTGGAGGAGGATGACGTGCTTGTGCTGGACAACTTGGCAGTGGCGAGAGACCAGCTGGCGGTGCAGAGGCGGTACATGTGCGAGCTCGGCTCAGATCTCCAGCGCCATATGTATGAATCATCTCTAGACACGGTGCAG gATGTGATTAACGACATAAGACG gAGTGAGATCTGGACCTTGAAGAAGCCCAAAATTGTTTCCAAGAGTGCGAAGAGTTCATTTCGAGTTCCAGATCTGAGTGGAATGCTGCAAATATTTAAAG AGCTGACAGAAGTCCAAAGCCACTGGG TGGACTTGAAGCTGATTCCACTCAAGACCCTTTCAAATATCTTCATTTCTCCGGATCAGAGACAAGTGACAGTTGGAAACCATTGTTTCTTTAATAACACGTATTCATGTAATATTTCTGCTCTTGATATCTTGGGCTCCCGAAacttctcatctggaaaatattACTGGGAAGTTGATGTAACTGGGAAGATTGCCTGGATCTTGGGGGTATACAGTAAAACAAATAAgctaaatagaacaaagagctctGGGTTTGTTTTTAAACCAGATGCAAATTATTCAAATGTTTACTCCAGATACAGACCTACAAATGGCTACTGGGTTATAGGGTTACAGAATGAATCTGAGTACAGTGCCTTTGAGGACTCTTCCACCTCTGATCCCAAGGTCTTGACTCTTTGGATGGCGTTCCCTCCACATCGTGTTGGAGTTTTCCTAGACTATGAAGCAGGCACTGTCTCATTTTTTAATATCACAAATCATGGGTCACTCATCTACAAGTTCTCTCGTTGTCATTTTTCTCAGACTGCTTATCCTTATTTCAATCCTTGTAACTGTTCAGCTCCCATGACTCTGTGCCGACCAAGCTCCTGA